Below is a genomic region from Pseudomonas svalbardensis.
CTGCTTTTGCCACATTCCCGAGATCATCGAATTGCAGAACGCCGCGTAAACCAGCAACAGAATCACCAGCTTGTCGACGATGTTGGTGTAGCGCTTGTGGCGGGCGAAGAACTTGCCGAGGAATGGCCGAACCCATTGGCCGAGCACCAGAGGCAACAGCAACATGGCGCAGAGGTCGAGCAGGGTTGAGCCCAGATCGATGCCGCCCGCGCCGCTGCCAACCACGAAACTCACCAGCAACGGCGTCAGGAAGATCCCCAGCACGCTGGACAGGCTCGCGTTGAGAATCGCCGCCGGAACGTTGCCGCCCGCGCTGCCGGTCAGGGCCACGGACGAGGAGATGGTCGAGGGCAGGGCGCAGAGGTACAGGAAACCCAGCATCAGCAGCGACGGCATGTGTGAACCCAACAGCGTGTCGCTCAGCAGCCAGATCAGCGGAAACACCGCGAAGGTGAAACCCTGGACCATCACGTGCAGCTTCCAGTTTTTCAGGCCGTGAGTGATCTGTTCGCTGGACAGGTTGACCCCATGCAGGAAGAACACCAGGAACACACCGATGTTGATTACGTATTCAGCGTGCATTCCGCCGCCGGTGGCGCCGAAGGTCGGGAAGAAATACGCCAGCAGCGTGGCGATCAACATGCCACACAAGAACCAGTCGGTGACCACGCGTTTGAGGTGTTTGAAGGCATGCA
It encodes:
- a CDS encoding bile acid:sodium symporter family protein; translated protein: MHAFKHLKRVVTDWFLCGMLIATLLAYFFPTFGATGGGMHAEYVINIGVFLVFFLHGVNLSSEQITHGLKNWKLHVMVQGFTFAVFPLIWLLSDTLLGSHMPSLLMLGFLYLCALPSTISSSVALTGSAGGNVPAAILNASLSSVLGIFLTPLLVSFVVGSGAGGIDLGSTLLDLCAMLLLPLVLGQWVRPFLGKFFARHKRYTNIVDKLVILLLVYAAFCNSMISGMWQKQGNSVILTALIGSAILLAIILWMTTRTARALKFSPADEIAAVFCASKKSLAAGAPMAALIFGANPGLGLILLPIMIYHPLQLIVCSVMAESYANRNRQLAQQSTAVLSAQ